Proteins encoded in a region of the Candidatus Obscuribacter sp. genome:
- a CDS encoding S-methyl-5'-thioadenosine phosphorylase, with protein MEDKSLADIGIFGGSGFYKLFDEYEEKMVETPYGPPAAPVAIGTMGGKRVAFLPRHGERHQWPPHKVPYRANVYAMKSLGVKRIISPCAAGSLQTHVKPGEFVVCDQFVDRTSGRTDTFYDGPIATHVSGAELYCPEMRKLAVEAGKASGITMHPNGTVVVIQGPRFSSKAESKWFTAQGWEVINMTQYPEAFLCKELEMCVVNVSLITDYDSGLVGNVEPVSHSEVVKVFGQNISKLQLLLKNMISTIPDARSACDCANTLKHARV; from the coding sequence GTGGAAGACAAGTCGCTTGCCGATATCGGCATTTTTGGTGGATCTGGTTTTTATAAACTATTCGACGAATACGAAGAAAAGATGGTGGAGACACCTTACGGCCCGCCTGCAGCCCCAGTAGCTATAGGTACAATGGGTGGTAAAAGAGTAGCATTTTTGCCCCGTCACGGCGAAAGACACCAGTGGCCGCCGCATAAAGTGCCCTACCGGGCCAATGTCTATGCCATGAAATCACTGGGCGTAAAACGCATTATCTCGCCCTGTGCCGCAGGTAGCTTGCAAACTCATGTCAAACCAGGCGAATTTGTAGTCTGTGACCAGTTTGTCGACCGCACCTCTGGACGTACCGATACCTTTTATGATGGTCCTATTGCCACCCACGTCTCTGGCGCAGAGCTATATTGCCCCGAGATGCGTAAATTGGCTGTAGAAGCTGGTAAAGCCAGTGGCATCACAATGCACCCAAATGGTACAGTGGTGGTGATTCAGGGTCCAAGATTTAGCTCTAAAGCCGAATCCAAATGGTTTACTGCACAGGGTTGGGAAGTGATTAACATGACTCAGTATCCCGAGGCCTTCCTCTGCAAAGAGCTAGAGATGTGCGTCGTCAATGTTTCTCTAATCACTGATTACGACTCTGGACTGGTAGGCAATGTCGAGCCAGTATCGCACTCAGAAGTAGTCAAAGTATTTGGTCAAAATATCAGCAAACTGCAACTACTTCTCAAAAATATGATCAGCACCATTCCTGATGCCCGGTCAGCCTGTGATTGTGCCAATACACTGAAGCACGCCCGCGTCTAA